Below is a genomic region from Candidatus Neptunochlamydia vexilliferae.
TAAGGATATTACAAGTAAGAGGGGGGAGTAAAAATATTTTTATGTAGATCTATGGAATTTATCTCATCGATACCTATGGAATTTTCCTTGACTTTGACACGAGGGATTTTTATTCCCCTTCTCCAGGAAAAAGCTCTCGAATTTTTTCTCCGGACTCAGATAGAAGCTCGCCTTTCCATTCAGATACGTTGCGCGCCTCCGAAGAAAAGTTAGCTCCTATGATCACTATGTGTTTGCCTTTATGGGTATAAGGCTTGAAGTATTGTTTTTCATGGATTTGCTTTAAAGCTTTATCAGCAGAGCCGTCAAGCTTAAGTTCTAGAATATAAGTTGTTTTGGGAACTTCTAATATCACGTCAATACGCCCTGTATTTATTGACCTTTCTGATAAAGGGTTAAAACCCATCCCATGCAGCATTGACAAGAGCATTGCTTGATATGTTCGCTCTTTTGCATCAACAAAGACTTGATATGCGAAGCTAGAAAGGCCTATTTCTATCTGATTAAATAGAAGGCTTGGCTGATGCTTTTCTAGCGCTTCTACGCACTCCCTAGAGGATCTTAGTTTAGTGATTGGGGCAAAATTTTTGACGAGAGAGTTGATAAATGCGGATCTTACCTCTTCATTAGGAAGACCTAAAAGGTAGCGATTCGAGATGGAGTTATAGTCTTTGATCGTAAAGTAGCCTGTTTGGTACATCAAGGCTTCTAAGTTTATTTGCTCTAGAGAGCTAATATCCATTAGCTCCTCTTCTGTAGCTGTTGTTCCGTCTAATGAAACCATCGACTCAAGATGCTCTTTCAGTTGATGAATTAGGAACGAAGGAGTCCCGGTGCTATACCAATAAGTTTTAGGCTTTTTGCTTTGCATAAACTTAAGGGTCGAAAAAGGGTTATAAACACAAAGCTTTCCCTCAGAAAATCTGTAGCCATTGTACCAGTTTCGAACTTCGTCTATGACCTTTTCTTCCGGTACTAAATTCCCCAGTTGACTCCTTTCCTGAGCGATTTTTTGAATGTGATCTCGAAAACTTGCTCTTAGCTCTTCTTCGGTATATCCCATCATCCCGGCATATTTGGGTTCCATCGTGATGTCATTTAAGTTATTAAGAGCTGAAAAAAGGGAAACTCGAGAGAATTTACTAATCCCCGTTATAAATGTGAACTTTAAGTGTTTATCTAAACTTTTGATTGTTCCAAAAAAGTCTTTGAGGATATCTCTATTCTTTCTAGCAACATCAAGATCTTCCAAATGATCTATGATAGGCTTATCGTACTCATCGATTAATACTGCTACTTTTTTCCTATATTTGTTCGATAGCCGAACAACCAATGTATCCAAAGCAACTTGAATATCGGTTGTAACAATAGAGATATCGTGCTCCTTGGCGATAATCTCCAGCCTTACCTGCAAAGCGGTTTCAAGATGGTCGGGAGTTCTACTTGCTATTTTTGAGAAATCTAAATATAGAACTGGATATTTTTGCCAGTCATATCCGCTTTCATAGATCTTGCAGTCTTTAAAAAGCTCCTTATTCCCTTTGAAAATTTCTTCTAAGGTATTAATAAACAAAGATTTTCCAAACCTTCTAGGACGGGATATAAAATAATGCTTCCCCGTTGTTATTAGATCCTTGGCAAACATCGTCTTATCAATGTAAACCTGGTCTTCTTCAAGGATCTCACGGATGCTTTGGACACCAATCGGTAATTTTTTCATTTGACTAAAGCTGTAAGGTGGAGTTCTTT
It encodes:
- a CDS encoding ATP-binding protein, whose product is MKKLPIGVQSIREILEEDQVYIDKTMFAKDLITTGKHYFISRPRRFGKSLFINTLEEIFKGNKELFKDCKIYESGYDWQKYPVLYLDFSKIASRTPDHLETALQVRLEIIAKEHDISIVTTDIQVALDTLVVRLSNKYRKKVAVLIDEYDKPIIDHLEDLDVARKNRDILKDFFGTIKSLDKHLKFTFITGISKFSRVSLFSALNNLNDITMEPKYAGMMGYTEEELRASFRDHIQKIAQERSQLGNLVPEEKVIDEVRNWYNGYRFSEGKLCVYNPFSTLKFMQSKKPKTYWYSTGTPSFLIHQLKEHLESMVSLDGTTATEEELMDISSLEQINLEALMYQTGYFTIKDYNSISNRYLLGLPNEEVRSAFINSLVKNFAPITKLRSSRECVEALEKHQPSLLFNQIEIGLSSFAYQVFVDAKERTYQAMLLSMLHGMGFNPLSERSINTGRIDVILEVPKTTYILELKLDGSADKALKQIHEKQYFKPYTHKGKHIVIIGANFSSEARNVSEWKGELLSESGEKIRELFPGEGE